The following proteins are encoded in a genomic region of Bernardetia sp. MNP-M8:
- the lipB gene encoding lipoyl(octanoyl) transferase LipB — translation MQTVLFEHLGTLSYQKAWDYQQEVFDRIFDVKKQNRQLKEEQTPTPNYLLFCQHNPVFTMGKAGSLDNLLLSEKELNQKGIEYFEINRGGDVTFHGLEQLIGYPILDLMNFKQDLHWYFRELEEVIIQTMQTYNLDAGRVEGLTGVWIDPNSENPRKICAIGIRASRWITMHGFALNVNTDLSYFDLIIPCGIKDKEVTSLEKEVGKKINMQEVEQRVKQQFEKRFNVKIV, via the coding sequence ATGCAAACAGTTTTATTCGAACATTTAGGAACTCTTTCTTATCAAAAAGCATGGGATTATCAACAAGAAGTTTTTGATAGAATTTTTGACGTAAAAAAACAGAATCGTCAACTAAAAGAAGAACAAACTCCTACACCTAATTATCTTCTTTTTTGTCAGCATAACCCTGTTTTTACAATGGGAAAGGCTGGTTCTTTAGATAATTTATTGCTTTCTGAAAAAGAACTAAATCAAAAAGGAATTGAATACTTTGAGATAAATAGAGGTGGAGATGTGACTTTTCATGGGCTTGAACAGCTTATTGGATATCCTATTTTAGACTTAATGAACTTCAAACAAGATTTGCATTGGTATTTTAGAGAATTAGAGGAAGTCATTATTCAGACAATGCAAACCTATAATTTAGATGCAGGTAGAGTAGAAGGACTTACAGGTGTCTGGATAGATCCTAATTCAGAAAATCCAAGAAAAATATGTGCTATTGGCATTCGTGCAAGCAGGTGGATAACTATGCACGGTTTTGCACTCAATGTAAATACAGATTTATCTTATTTTGATTTGATAATTCCCTGTGGGATAAAAGATAAAGAGGTTACTTCTTTAGAAAAAGAAGTAGGAAAAAAAATAAACATGCAGGAAGTAGAGCAGAGAGTAAAACAACAGTTTGAAAAAAGATTTAATGTAAAAATTGTGTAA
- a CDS encoding aminodeoxychorismate/anthranilate synthase component II: MILLLDNFDSFTYNLWDYVQRLGVECKVFRNDTPLKELQEHNFTGIILSPGFGKPKEAGNMMDVIDYYHQKLPILGVCLGHQALGIYFGAKLIYAEKPMHGKVSTIKCKVNQKTDLLFQNMPSKIEVVRYHSLLIDLEKNNTLLYPTAYTEKNELMAFSHITLPIKAIQFHPEAALTEYGLQMLENWLSLTKTKKIIKEEVSIK; this comes from the coding sequence ATGATTCTACTACTAGATAATTTTGATTCTTTTACTTATAATTTATGGGATTATGTACAGCGTTTGGGAGTTGAGTGTAAAGTTTTTAGAAATGATACACCTTTAAAAGAACTTCAAGAACATAATTTTACAGGAATTATACTTTCCCCTGGGTTTGGGAAACCTAAAGAAGCAGGAAATATGATGGACGTAATTGATTATTACCATCAAAAATTACCTATTTTGGGAGTTTGCTTAGGACATCAAGCATTAGGAATTTATTTTGGTGCAAAGCTAATCTATGCAGAAAAACCAATGCATGGCAAAGTCTCAACTATTAAATGCAAAGTAAATCAAAAAACGGATTTACTTTTCCAAAATATGCCTTCAAAAATAGAGGTTGTTCGTTATCATTCTTTACTAATAGATTTAGAAAAAAATAATACATTACTATATCCCACAGCTTACACAGAAAAGAACGAGTTAATGGCATTTTCTCATATAACACTTCCCATAAAAGCAATTCAATTTCATCCAGAAGCTGCTCTGACAGAATACGGTTTACAAATGTTAGAAAATTGGCTTTCTCTAACCAAAACCAAAAAAATAATCAAAGAAGAAGTGAGTATAAAATGA
- the ychF gene encoding redox-regulated ATPase YchF: MGLRCGIVGLPNVGKSTLFNALSSAKAESANYPFCTIEPNVGIVTVPDERIAVLEDLITPQRTVPAIIEFVDIAGLVRGASKGEGLGNQFLANIREVDAIAHVIRCFEDDNIIHVDGKINPVSDKETIDIELQLKDLETVEKRLVRIGKAARTGDKTAKKEFEAFEKVRLHLEQGKNLRSLVLEKDENEIVEEAFLLTRKPVIYVANVDEKSIHTGNALVDQLKESVKDENAEVVMVCASIESQIAELEDQEEKDMFLEEYALKESGLNKLIRSAYSILNLITYFTAGVKEVRAWTIERGWKAPKAASVIHTDFERGFIRAEVIKLEDYTKYRTEVALKEAGKLAVEGKEYVVEDGDVMHFRFNV, translated from the coding sequence ATGGGATTACGTTGTGGAATCGTTGGTTTGCCAAATGTTGGGAAATCTACTCTTTTTAATGCTTTATCTTCAGCAAAGGCAGAATCAGCCAATTATCCATTTTGTACGATTGAGCCAAATGTAGGTATCGTTACTGTTCCAGATGAGCGTATTGCAGTTTTGGAAGACTTGATTACACCACAGCGAACTGTTCCAGCAATTATCGAATTTGTGGATATTGCAGGTCTTGTACGTGGCGCAAGTAAGGGCGAAGGGCTAGGAAATCAGTTTTTGGCAAATATCAGAGAAGTAGATGCGATTGCTCATGTAATTCGTTGTTTTGAAGATGATAATATTATTCACGTTGATGGAAAAATAAATCCTGTTTCAGATAAAGAAACGATTGATATTGAATTGCAATTAAAAGATTTAGAAACTGTCGAAAAACGTCTTGTTCGCATTGGAAAAGCTGCTCGTACTGGTGACAAAACAGCAAAAAAAGAATTTGAGGCTTTCGAAAAAGTAAGATTACATTTAGAACAAGGAAAAAATCTTCGTTCTTTAGTTTTAGAAAAAGACGAAAACGAAATTGTAGAAGAAGCATTTTTGCTTACTCGCAAACCTGTAATTTATGTAGCCAATGTAGATGAAAAATCTATTCATACAGGAAATGCACTTGTAGACCAGCTCAAAGAATCTGTAAAAGATGAAAATGCAGAAGTAGTTATGGTTTGTGCTTCTATCGAATCTCAGATTGCAGAATTGGAAGACCAAGAAGAAAAAGATATGTTTTTGGAAGAATATGCGCTTAAAGAATCTGGTCTTAACAAACTTATTCGTAGTGCATACTCTATTTTAAACCTAATTACTTATTTCACAGCAGGTGTAAAAGAAGTTAGAGCGTGGACAATCGAAAGAGGTTGGAAAGCTCCAAAGGCTGCAAGTGTTATTCATACTGATTTTGAGCGTGGCTTTATCCGTGCAGAAGTAATCAAATTAGAGGATTATACAAAATACAGAACTGAAGTGGCATTGAAAGAAGCAGGAAAGTTAGCCGTAGAAGGAAAAGAATATGTAGTAGAAGATGGTGATGTAATGCATTTTAGGTTTAATGTATAA
- a CDS encoding tetratricopeptide repeat protein, whose product MKSKKTSDITDSADESEISAKQNNISINNKKLVGSFTRGIYFLLILSGFLFMASSCKPSVKKYTENARQLMLEGKFEEAIPILNTAIKKNSSSHEAYNLRGAAYLELDRFEKAKEDLDKAIKLHKKDYRYFYNRAKAKKVLKEYEAAVEDYNKAIALNEHVADMYLERGELFLTLHKGNESIKDLDKAVMLNASEKMAYFNRAEAHYLLHELKEAIIDLEKCVRLDEQFGKGHYRLAQIALEINQNRANRDICLHLKSAISGGCPEAETLINKVCR is encoded by the coding sequence ATGAAGTCAAAAAAAACATCGGATATTACAGACTCTGCTGATGAAAGTGAAATTTCAGCCAAACAAAACAACATATCAATAAACAATAAAAAACTAGTCGGTTCTTTTACTAGAGGAATTTACTTTCTTCTTATTTTGAGTGGCTTTTTGTTTATGGCATCTTCTTGCAAACCTTCTGTAAAAAAATATACAGAAAATGCACGTCAGTTGATGTTAGAAGGAAAGTTTGAAGAAGCAATTCCTATCTTAAATACAGCTATCAAAAAAAACTCTAGTAGTCATGAAGCCTACAATTTGCGTGGTGCTGCTTATTTAGAACTTGATAGATTTGAAAAAGCAAAAGAAGATTTAGATAAAGCTATTAAACTTCATAAAAAAGACTATCGATATTTTTATAATCGTGCAAAAGCAAAAAAAGTCCTTAAAGAATACGAAGCTGCTGTCGAAGATTATAATAAAGCAATTGCTCTCAACGAGCATGTAGCAGATATGTATTTAGAAAGAGGAGAACTCTTTTTAACTTTACACAAAGGAAATGAATCTATAAAAGATTTAGACAAGGCTGTGATGCTCAATGCTTCTGAAAAGATGGCTTACTTCAATAGGGCAGAAGCACATTATTTACTTCACGAACTTAAAGAAGCAATTATAGATTTAGAAAAATGTGTTCGTTTGGATGAGCAGTTTGGAAAAGGACATTACCGTTTGGCTCAAATTGCCTTAGAAATAAATCAAAATAGGGCAAACAGAGATATTTGTCTGCATCTTAAATCGGCTATTAGTGGAGGTTGCCCAGAAGCTGAAACATTGATAAATAAGGTTTGTAGATAA
- a CDS encoding N-acetyltransferase, with protein sequence MQNKNVENIIRNYKESDKEKLIELIKLNIPTYFEESEQEDFIEYLEKYKEDYFVIENKTTNQIIGCGGINYFPDETIPLARISWDIIHPNFQGQGIGKKLLLHRINHIQSKKIKLIVVRTSQLAYKFYQKVGFEVEKTEKDFWAKGFDLYQMRMNL encoded by the coding sequence ATGCAAAACAAAAATGTAGAAAATATTATCAGAAATTATAAAGAATCTGATAAAGAAAAACTTATAGAATTAATCAAATTAAATATTCCCACTTACTTTGAAGAATCAGAACAAGAAGATTTTATAGAGTATTTAGAAAAATATAAAGAAGATTATTTTGTAATAGAAAACAAAACCACAAATCAAATTATTGGTTGTGGTGGAATTAATTATTTTCCTGATGAAACGATTCCATTAGCTCGTATTTCGTGGGATATTATTCATCCAAATTTTCAAGGACAAGGAATTGGAAAAAAACTTCTTTTACATAGAATAAATCATATTCAGAGTAAAAAAATCAAACTTATTGTTGTCAGAACAAGTCAATTAGCGTATAAATTTTATCAAAAAGTGGGTTTTGAAGTAGAGAAAACTGAAAAAGATTTTTGGGCAAAAGGATTTGATTTGTATCAAATGAGGATGAATCTGTGA
- a CDS encoding MBL fold metallo-hydrolase — protein MIEGTLKNLPNEDICLMLTVPNHSWVYLCDCGQASQLSVADCLKVNAIFISHTHIDHFCNFDTIFRHQLGIQRTVTICGPEGIAKNVQAKLLGYTWNLIEPNAVKYEIREIGLDNAITIFEITPPSWDIKLIETIKDEIIYKNDVFEVKFTSLNHSIPSIAYLFETHPKTKIQDFPFKAGKWVKELKEAFEQNLPEKNIQIENSNYLAKELFSYIFVEAGYKLGYVMDHLASEENFEKIVHLFQKADELFIESYYLEEDKALALKNHHSTAKNSGLVARRAQVKKVNPVHHSRKYNHNIQLLIDECLDAFNQTKT, from the coding sequence ATGATAGAAGGCACACTCAAAAATTTACCCAATGAAGATATTTGTCTTATGCTTACTGTTCCTAATCATAGTTGGGTTTATCTCTGTGATTGTGGGCAGGCTAGTCAGCTTAGTGTTGCAGATTGTTTAAAGGTAAACGCTATTTTCATTAGTCATACGCATATTGACCATTTTTGTAATTTTGATACCATTTTTAGACATCAGTTAGGTATTCAACGTACTGTTACTATTTGTGGACCAGAAGGAATAGCCAAAAATGTACAAGCAAAACTTTTGGGCTACACATGGAATTTAATCGAACCTAATGCTGTAAAATATGAAATTAGAGAAATAGGTTTAGATAATGCCATTACTATTTTCGAAATTACTCCTCCGTCTTGGGATATTAAGTTGATTGAAACTATCAAAGATGAAATCATTTACAAAAATGATGTATTTGAAGTTAAATTTACCTCACTAAATCACAGTATACCTTCAATAGCCTATTTATTTGAAACTCATCCTAAAACAAAAATTCAAGACTTTCCATTTAAGGCTGGTAAGTGGGTAAAAGAGTTGAAAGAAGCCTTTGAACAGAATTTGCCTGAAAAAAATATTCAAATAGAGAATTCTAATTATCTAGCCAAAGAGTTGTTTTCTTATATTTTTGTAGAAGCAGGTTACAAATTGGGATATGTGATGGATCATTTAGCTTCAGAAGAGAATTTTGAAAAAATTGTACACCTTTTTCAAAAAGCTGATGAATTATTTATTGAAAGTTATTATTTGGAAGAAGACAAAGCACTTGCTTTGAAAAATCATCATAGCACTGCTAAAAATTCAGGATTGGTAGCACGCAGAGCGCAAGTAAAAAAGGTAAATCCTGTACATCATTCTCGTAAATACAACCATAATATACAACTTTTGATAGATGAATGTTTAGATGCTTTTAATCAGACGAAAACGTAA
- a CDS encoding nucleoside phosphorylase: protein MIPSSELVINPDNSIYHLNLQPEQLADTIITVGDPERVPFVSQFFDSIEVKIHKREFVTHTGTYKGKRISVISTGMGTDNVEVLMTELDALVNVDFKTREIKKKLTSLTIIRVGTSGSLQESIPVGTLLASQNAIGMDTLMQFYRLEQSQKEQEISQQIKENAKVDFNPYIVSADESLVNHFTKSTTTVKMIKGNTLTCPGFYAPQGREVRLKPKTDNYLDKIRNKIEDFPLTNMEMETAGYYAMGRLLGHKMLSLNAILANRITHEFSENPQEEVNNLIDYTLERIISL from the coding sequence ATGATTCCATCTTCCGAACTCGTCATCAATCCTGATAATTCTATTTATCACCTCAACCTTCAACCTGAACAATTAGCAGACACAATTATTACAGTAGGTGACCCTGAACGTGTGCCTTTTGTAAGTCAGTTTTTTGATTCTATAGAAGTCAAAATTCATAAGAGAGAATTTGTTACACATACAGGAACGTATAAAGGAAAACGAATTTCTGTAATTTCGACAGGAATGGGAACAGATAATGTAGAAGTTTTGATGACAGAATTAGATGCACTTGTCAATGTAGATTTCAAAACAAGAGAAATAAAAAAGAAACTGACTTCGCTTACCATTATTAGAGTTGGAACTTCGGGTTCTTTGCAAGAAAGCATTCCTGTAGGAACACTTTTAGCTTCTCAAAATGCTATAGGAATGGACACTTTAATGCAGTTTTATAGATTAGAACAAAGTCAAAAAGAACAAGAAATTTCTCAACAGATTAAAGAAAATGCAAAAGTTGATTTTAATCCGTATATAGTTTCAGCAGATGAAAGTTTGGTAAATCATTTTACAAAAAGCACTACAACTGTGAAGATGATAAAAGGAAATACACTTACTTGCCCTGGATTTTATGCACCACAAGGACGAGAAGTGAGATTAAAACCCAAAACAGATAATTATTTAGATAAAATCAGAAATAAAATTGAAGATTTTCCACTTACCAATATGGAAATGGAAACAGCAGGGTATTATGCTATGGGCAGACTTTTAGGACACAAAATGCTTTCTCTTAATGCCATTCTTGCCAATCGAATCACGCATGAGTTTTCAGAAAATCCACAAGAAGAAGTTAATAATTTGATTGATTATACGTTGGAAAGAATTATCAGTTTATAA
- a CDS encoding caspase family protein, translated as MENHKKSIKTSYIWRILLFSFFLTLSVPVFSQSLYEIQFSASGVKYKGFLVYFNEEDAYMRVAYTFNDVYNVVNIDYTSNSGQEDGYNYFVMQGKNPKFITKNSGSRVNQQSYNPDHFVWVWDKNTKGEKPFVTDDPNFSEESLKRVDSYKELKVSELTDEYLHQFYWDNEKEYLAFQNMRDNELDSHVAQEHYDNNTTQQQNQEANYGAAKMHLVMLVNSSIGDIGASCETDSRNITKEFEDIASALKVDFRKYEVKGSSFTKTNAMQVLNGLNPGSNDIVVFYYSGHGFRWSDQTDAYPQMDIRASPYTKLTAETTLSVSSVYNLLDKKGARLNIVITDCCNSDIGINKMTETSFLAGRSYQTPHIEKLQKLFLATKGNLIVTSSSAGQVSWSNSVNGGFFTLSFLQAFHEEISYLKTQEPSWENILKKSHANTVNKTDTGCRNCTTQNPVYYTKISKR; from the coding sequence ATGGAAAATCATAAAAAATCTATCAAAACCTCCTATATTTGGAGAATACTTTTATTTTCGTTTTTTCTAACTCTCTCTGTTCCCGTTTTTTCTCAATCCTTATATGAAATTCAGTTCTCAGCATCAGGAGTAAAATACAAAGGCTTCTTAGTTTATTTTAATGAGGAAGATGCTTATATGCGTGTAGCTTATACCTTTAATGACGTTTATAATGTTGTCAATATAGATTATACTTCTAACTCTGGTCAAGAAGATGGCTATAACTATTTTGTTATGCAGGGTAAAAATCCAAAGTTTATCACCAAAAATTCTGGATCAAGAGTAAATCAACAATCTTATAACCCTGATCATTTTGTATGGGTTTGGGATAAAAACACGAAAGGAGAAAAACCATTTGTAACCGACGACCCAAATTTTAGCGAAGAATCTCTCAAACGAGTTGATTCATATAAAGAATTAAAAGTTTCTGAACTTACAGATGAGTATTTACATCAATTTTATTGGGATAATGAAAAAGAATATTTAGCTTTTCAAAACATGCGTGATAATGAGCTTGATAGCCATGTAGCGCAAGAGCATTATGATAACAATACGACTCAACAGCAAAATCAAGAAGCAAATTATGGAGCAGCAAAAATGCACTTGGTAATGCTTGTCAATAGTAGTATTGGAGATATTGGAGCAAGCTGCGAAACGGATAGCCGAAATATAACCAAAGAATTTGAAGATATTGCAAGTGCTTTGAAAGTTGATTTTAGAAAATATGAAGTCAAAGGAAGCAGTTTTACCAAAACAAATGCGATGCAGGTTTTGAATGGACTCAACCCAGGCAGTAATGATATTGTTGTTTTTTATTATAGTGGACACGGTTTTCGTTGGTCTGACCAAACTGATGCCTATCCTCAAATGGATATTCGTGCTTCACCTTATACCAAACTCACAGCAGAAACAACCCTTTCTGTTTCCTCTGTTTATAATCTCTTAGATAAAAAGGGCGCACGCTTAAATATTGTCATTACAGATTGTTGTAACTCTGATATTGGAATCAATAAAATGACTGAAACGAGCTTTTTGGCTGGTCGTTCGTATCAAACACCTCATATAGAAAAACTACAAAAATTATTTTTGGCTACAAAAGGAAATCTAATTGTTACTTCTTCTAGTGCTGGACAAGTTTCTTGGTCAAATAGTGTGAATGGAGGATTTTTTACACTTAGTTTTTTACAGGCTTTTCACGAAGAAATTAGCTATCTTAAAACACAAGAACCTTCTTGGGAAAATATTTTGAAAAAATCTCACGCTAATACAGTCAATAAAACAGATACAGGTTGTAGAAACTGTACTACTCAAAATCCAGTTTATTACACCAAAATCAGTAAAAGATAA
- a CDS encoding CPBP family intramembrane glutamic endopeptidase codes for MKYIFSLLLLLVITVLALFASQLIGMFLIAIVYDIPIIEFTNQMQNMSAHPELRTPILILQGFTQIFSFLGAALFFTKYVYKFNQANPNNGTVHVINPDLAQQFLEEPFLRRYKTPAFIFLVVVVLAIVAFPAVWVTGALNGAVEFPEALKGLETWMREKEDAAQTLTLFMTDFASPMQAILGFIVVAILAGLTEEVFFRGVVQPLFQNLTKNKHAAIWITAIIFSAIHFQFYGFIPRMLLGALFGYLYIYTNNITVPIWAHILNNGLTLILFLFVDKEMLNAPAMETNDFATMIPLGILSILLCVGILKFIQKQMNKKVEEVVEGKKSW; via the coding sequence ATGAAATATATATTTTCGCTTCTCTTGCTTTTGGTCATTACTGTTTTAGCTTTATTTGCTTCCCAACTTATTGGAATGTTTTTGATTGCAATAGTTTATGACATTCCTATTATAGAATTTACAAATCAGATGCAAAATATGAGTGCACACCCAGAACTTCGCACACCTATTTTGATTTTGCAAGGCTTTACACAGATTTTCAGTTTTTTGGGAGCTGCTTTATTTTTTACTAAATACGTCTATAAGTTTAATCAAGCTAATCCAAACAATGGAACAGTTCATGTCATAAATCCTGATTTGGCTCAACAATTTTTAGAAGAGCCTTTTCTAAGAAGATACAAAACTCCTGCTTTTATTTTCTTAGTGGTAGTTGTGCTTGCTATTGTTGCTTTTCCTGCTGTTTGGGTAACAGGGGCATTAAATGGAGCAGTAGAATTTCCTGAAGCCTTAAAAGGCTTAGAAACATGGATGAGAGAAAAAGAAGATGCTGCACAAACACTAACTCTTTTTATGACTGATTTTGCTTCGCCTATGCAAGCAATTTTAGGTTTTATAGTAGTTGCTATTTTGGCAGGACTCACCGAAGAAGTATTTTTTAGAGGAGTAGTACAACCTCTCTTTCAGAATCTTACCAAAAACAAACACGCAGCCATTTGGATAACAGCCATTATTTTTAGTGCTATTCACTTTCAATTTTATGGTTTTATTCCTCGTATGCTCTTAGGTGCTTTATTTGGCTACTTATATATCTACACTAATAATATTACTGTTCCAATTTGGGCGCATATTCTCAATAATGGACTTACTTTGATTCTGTTTTTATTTGTTGATAAAGAAATGCTCAATGCTCCAGCAATGGAAACAAACGATTTTGCTACAATGATTCCACTAGGTATTTTGAGTATTTTGCTTTGTGTTGGTATTTTAAAGTTTATCCAAAAACAGATGAATAAAAAAGTGGAGGAAGTAGTAGAAGGCAAAAAATCATGGTAA
- a CDS encoding succinylglutamate desuccinylase/aspartoacylase family protein: MTQQSQETTHTSTLFKRIIGNISGGDNQTLLVCIGGLHGNEQAGYNALEYLASHLDKRLFNGHFVAIGGNLQALKEKKRYLQTDLNRIWLNDLIDNIPPDSEISEYEELRQLIEVLRVIPHDTYKRRILIDLHTTSAPNGAFVVRTTTTDDKLAQLLEIPVILGLDKKLQGTAMTYMEQWNYETFAFEGGTIGKENSANNLTLGVWRIMQALQMTTQPIPNLEHTLGETIRTGVPNYLNCEYIHKIPENSTFKMLEGFGNFDSIEEGQLLAHQDGKEIRSPYKGYILMPLYQDEGNDGFFVVK, from the coding sequence ATGACTCAACAATCACAGGAAACCACCCACACATCAACACTTTTTAAGCGTATCATTGGAAATATCTCTGGAGGAGATAATCAAACACTTTTGGTTTGTATTGGTGGTTTACACGGAAACGAACAAGCAGGTTATAATGCCTTAGAATATCTTGCTTCCCATTTAGATAAGCGACTTTTTAATGGACATTTTGTAGCTATTGGTGGAAACTTGCAAGCACTAAAAGAAAAAAAACGCTATTTACAAACTGATTTGAACAGAATTTGGCTCAATGATTTGATCGATAATATTCCACCTGATTCAGAAATTTCAGAATATGAAGAATTGCGCCAACTTATTGAAGTTTTGCGTGTCATTCCTCACGATACTTATAAAAGACGTATTTTGATAGATTTGCATACTACTTCTGCACCAAATGGAGCGTTTGTAGTCAGAACCACAACAACAGATGACAAACTTGCTCAACTTTTAGAAATTCCTGTTATTCTTGGATTAGATAAAAAATTACAAGGAACTGCCATGACTTATATGGAACAATGGAATTATGAAACTTTTGCTTTTGAAGGAGGAACAATAGGAAAAGAGAATTCTGCAAATAACCTTACCTTAGGAGTTTGGCGTATCATGCAAGCTCTTCAAATGACTACTCAGCCTATTCCAAATTTAGAACATACTTTAGGAGAAACTATCAGAACAGGCGTTCCGAATTATCTAAACTGTGAATATATCCATAAAATACCAGAAAATTCGACATTTAAGATGTTAGAAGGTTTTGGTAATTTTGATAGTATCGAAGAAGGGCAATTATTAGCACATCAAGATGGAAAAGAAATTCGCTCACCTTATAAAGGCTATATTTTGATGCCTTTATATCAAGATGAAGGTAATGATGGTTTTTTTGTTGTGAAATAA
- a CDS encoding phosphodiester glycosidase family protein, translated as MQHFILILATKIRLFVLVFISIMICFSCTVSSSQTEKQKENSNNQSDSILIPTSKIIDLDSTKTDSNKEDKNAPYYDGEKAGWIYGDSNYQEPKEVIPTFTPRKVETKIVWKVFEEGLEYAEFDAPIKSNIADSKISVLRIDMKFFKLDLISSLEKISEKSFEKKGTKTAPKWAKAEKLIAAFNASMFQMDGMSAGYMKDFEFVNNPNFTEKYNSIAAFNLKEDAKNSKKGENLPEFQIIDMDNSCGNWQKTIKNYNTLIQNLRLVDCRQKNRWGNQKRYWSMVVLAEDMNSNVLFIHTRSPYNVQTYNDMLLKSELNIKKIMYLEGGPETSFFIKYGDSVISKQGSYETNFNLNDNNHHFWEIPNVLGVRKK; from the coding sequence ATGCAACATTTTATTTTGATTTTAGCTACAAAGATAAGGTTATTTGTTTTAGTATTTATTTCTATAATGATTTGTTTTTCTTGTACAGTGAGTTCTTCCCAAACTGAAAAGCAAAAAGAAAATTCGAATAATCAATCAGATTCTATACTAATTCCTACAAGTAAAATTATTGACTTGGATTCTACTAAAACGGACTCAAACAAAGAAGATAAAAATGCCCCTTACTATGACGGAGAAAAAGCAGGTTGGATTTATGGCGATTCTAATTACCAAGAACCTAAAGAAGTAATTCCGACTTTTACGCCTAGAAAAGTAGAAACAAAGATAGTTTGGAAAGTTTTTGAAGAAGGCTTGGAATATGCTGAATTTGATGCTCCCATAAAGTCAAATATTGCAGATAGTAAGATTTCTGTTTTGAGAATCGATATGAAATTTTTTAAGTTAGATTTGATTTCTTCATTAGAAAAAATTTCTGAAAAGTCATTTGAGAAAAAAGGAACTAAAACAGCTCCCAAATGGGCAAAAGCTGAGAAATTGATTGCTGCCTTTAATGCTTCTATGTTCCAAATGGACGGAATGAGCGCAGGTTATATGAAAGATTTTGAGTTTGTAAATAATCCTAATTTTACAGAAAAGTATAACTCTATTGCAGCTTTTAACTTAAAAGAAGACGCAAAAAACAGCAAAAAAGGTGAAAATTTACCTGAATTTCAAATCATTGATATGGATAATTCGTGTGGAAACTGGCAAAAAACTATCAAAAACTATAATACGCTGATTCAGAATTTGCGTTTGGTAGATTGCCGACAAAAAAACCGTTGGGGAAATCAAAAGCGTTATTGGAGTATGGTTGTTTTGGCAGAAGATATGAATTCAAATGTTCTTTTTATTCATACTCGTTCGCCCTATAATGTTCAGACTTACAATGATATGCTTTTAAAATCAGAACTCAATATCAAAAAAATCATGTATTTGGAAGGAGGACCAGAAACTTCATTTTTTATAAAGTATGGCGATAGTGTAATTTCAAAACAAGGAAGCTATGAAACTAATTTTAATTTGAATGATAATAATCATCATTTTTGGGAAATTCCTAACGTATTGGGAGTTAGAAAAAAATAA